The Allocatelliglobosispora scoriae genome contains a region encoding:
- a CDS encoding STM4013/SEN3800 family hydrolase yields the protein MKSLIPSHDLAFITLDTLRYDTATQQAAQGRTPNLSKAATWEKRHTPASFTYAAHHAFFAGFLPTPATPRLFAAHFPGSTTTTDDTWTFDAPDVVTALSETGYHTLCIGGVGFFNKRSALGSVLPGLFAESHWQESFGVTEPDSLRHQLDQLEASTARLAAGRPLFTFLNVSALHQPNRHYLPGATEDSLESHAAALAYVDTRIERLFRLLSARGRPCFVIICADHGTAYGEDGLHGHRVGHDVVWTVPYAHFTLHPGEW from the coding sequence ATGAAAAGCCTGATCCCCTCCCACGACCTGGCATTCATCACCCTGGACACCCTCCGATACGACACAGCCACACAACAAGCAGCACAAGGACGAACACCCAACCTCAGCAAGGCCGCGACCTGGGAAAAGAGACACACCCCGGCCAGCTTCACCTACGCCGCCCACCACGCGTTCTTCGCCGGCTTCCTCCCCACCCCCGCCACCCCCAGGCTCTTCGCAGCCCACTTCCCCGGCAGCACCACCACCACGGACGACACCTGGACCTTCGACGCCCCCGACGTGGTCACCGCGCTGAGCGAAACCGGCTACCACACCCTCTGCATCGGCGGCGTGGGCTTCTTCAACAAGCGGTCAGCCCTGGGCAGCGTCCTGCCCGGCCTCTTCGCCGAATCCCACTGGCAGGAGAGCTTCGGCGTCACCGAACCGGACTCGCTCCGCCACCAACTGGACCAGCTGGAAGCGTCGACCGCGCGGCTGGCTGCGGGGCGACCGCTCTTCACCTTCCTCAACGTCTCCGCCCTGCACCAGCCCAACCGCCACTACCTCCCCGGCGCCACCGAGGACTCCCTCGAGAGCCACGCCGCCGCGCTGGCCTATGTGGACACCCGGATCGAGCGCCTCTTCCGGCTGCTCTCCGCCCGCGGCCGCCCCTGCTTCGTCATCATCTGCGCCGACCACGGCACCGCTTACGGCGAGGACGGCCTCCACGGCCACCGGGTCGGGCACGACGTGGTCTGGACCGTCCCCTACGCCCACTTCACGCTGCATCCGGGAGAGTGGTGA
- a CDS encoding STM4011 family radical SAM protein: MLLYRGPLASCNYDCPYCPFAKRRDSPDQLRTDRADLARFTDWVAANPHGDTLSILFTPWGEGLTRSWYREALTTLSHLPQVERVAIQTNLAGRLGWVADADPGSLALWCTYHPGQVTRERFLAACATLRGHGIRHSVGMVGLPEHHAEAVALRAALPAETYLWINAADGHTYGADDEARWTLIDPLFGFSARPHSSLGDECGAGETSLSVIGDGTVRRCHFLPEPLGNLYDGSYRAALRPRGCTASVCDCHIGYVHLKRLGLHQIFAGGVAERIPAVGAPTWGAPTAAVRSAAAESIPLR; this comes from the coding sequence ATGCTGCTCTACCGGGGACCGCTGGCGAGCTGCAACTACGACTGCCCCTACTGCCCCTTCGCGAAGCGCCGCGACTCCCCCGATCAGCTCCGCACGGACCGGGCGGACCTGGCCCGCTTCACCGACTGGGTGGCCGCCAACCCGCACGGCGACACCCTGTCGATCCTGTTCACCCCGTGGGGCGAGGGCCTGACCCGCTCCTGGTACCGCGAGGCCCTCACGACGCTGTCACACCTGCCGCAGGTGGAGCGGGTCGCCATCCAGACCAACCTCGCCGGGCGGCTCGGCTGGGTCGCCGACGCCGATCCGGGCTCGCTGGCGCTCTGGTGCACCTATCACCCCGGCCAGGTGACCCGGGAGCGATTCCTGGCGGCGTGCGCGACGCTGCGCGGGCACGGCATCCGGCACTCCGTCGGCATGGTGGGACTGCCGGAGCACCACGCCGAGGCGGTCGCGCTACGCGCCGCACTGCCTGCGGAGACCTACCTGTGGATCAACGCGGCGGACGGGCACACGTATGGCGCCGACGACGAGGCCCGCTGGACGCTGATCGATCCGCTCTTCGGCTTCAGCGCGAGACCGCACAGCTCGCTCGGTGACGAGTGCGGGGCCGGTGAGACCTCGCTCTCGGTGATCGGCGACGGCACGGTGCGGCGCTGCCACTTCCTGCCCGAGCCGCTCGGCAACCTCTATGACGGGTCCTACCGCGCGGCACTGCGACCGCGCGGCTGCACCGCGTCCGTGTGCGACTGCCACATCGGCTACGTGCACCTCAAACGGCTCGGCCTGCACCAGATCTTCGCGGGCGGTGTCGCGGAGCGCATCCCGGCCGTCGGGGCACCCACCTGGGGCGCCCCGACGGCGGCGGTCAGGTCTGCTGCAGCGGAGAGTATTCCGCTTCGGTGA
- a CDS encoding amino acid ABC transporter ATP-binding protein, whose product MSAVLECRDVRKEFRGNVVLRDLSLDVAEHEVVVLIGASGSGKSTLLRCVNLLETLDDGSIHLDGEHITDPKTNPDLVRRRIGMVFQSFNLFPHLSVLDNVTLAPIRVHGLSTAAAEARALELLERVGLADKAREFPDRLSGGQQQRVAIVRSLVNSPRLMLLDEVTSALDPELVGEVLSLVRDLKGDGMTMLIATHEMGFARQVADRICFLEQGAILEQGPPEQVLGDPQQPRTRQFLQRIIEAGRL is encoded by the coding sequence ATGAGCGCCGTGCTGGAGTGCCGCGACGTGCGCAAGGAGTTCCGCGGCAACGTCGTCCTGCGCGACCTGAGCCTCGATGTCGCGGAGCACGAGGTGGTCGTGCTGATCGGAGCGTCCGGCTCGGGCAAGTCGACCCTGCTGCGCTGCGTCAACCTGCTGGAGACGCTCGACGACGGCAGCATCCACCTCGACGGCGAGCACATCACCGACCCGAAGACCAACCCCGATCTGGTACGCCGTCGCATCGGCATGGTCTTCCAGTCCTTCAACCTGTTCCCGCACCTCAGCGTGCTGGACAACGTGACTCTGGCGCCGATCCGGGTGCACGGCCTGAGCACCGCCGCCGCCGAGGCCCGCGCGCTGGAGCTGCTGGAGCGGGTGGGGCTCGCCGACAAGGCCCGGGAGTTCCCCGACCGGCTCTCCGGCGGGCAGCAGCAGCGGGTGGCGATCGTCCGGTCGCTCGTGAACTCGCCCCGGCTGATGCTGCTCGACGAGGTCACCTCGGCGCTCGACCCCGAGCTGGTGGGGGAGGTGCTGAGCCTGGTGCGCGACCTCAAGGGCGACGGGATGACGATGCTGATCGCCACCCACGAGATGGGGTTCGCCCGCCAGGTCGCGGACCGGATCTGCTTCCTGGAGCAGGGCGCGATCCTGGAGCAGGGCCCGCCGGAGCAGGTCCTCGGCGATCCTCAGCAGCCCCGCACGCGGCAGTTCCTGCAGCGCATCATCGAGGCCGGCCGCCTGTAG
- a CDS encoding ABC transporter substrate-binding protein yields MRTPPLRSAVLAAAVLAAAALAACAPQDEPTVAATSAAPSACTPDKLATLAAGKLTIGTDDPVYPPWFADNKPESGQGFESAVAYAIAAKLGYAKDQVVWTRVTFNNAIAPGKKTYDFDVNEFSITEDRKKAVDFSSPYYDVTQTVITVKGSKIAGAKSLADLKGAKLGAQVGTTSYRAITEVIKPTAQPAVFNNNDDAKKQLQNGTVDGIVVDLPTAFYITSAELDNGIIVGQVAQPAGTPEQFGLVLDKGSALTGCVSQAVDALRADGTLAAIEKQWLAGVAGAPTLS; encoded by the coding sequence ATGCGTACCCCACCTCTTCGCTCCGCAGTGCTAGCCGCCGCCGTGCTCGCGGCGGCGGCGCTGGCCGCATGCGCGCCGCAGGACGAGCCGACCGTCGCCGCCACCTCGGCGGCGCCCTCGGCCTGCACCCCCGACAAGCTCGCCACCCTCGCCGCGGGCAAGCTCACCATCGGCACCGACGACCCGGTCTACCCGCCGTGGTTCGCCGACAACAAGCCCGAGAGCGGGCAGGGCTTCGAGTCGGCGGTCGCCTACGCGATCGCCGCCAAGCTCGGCTACGCCAAGGACCAGGTCGTCTGGACCCGGGTCACCTTCAACAACGCGATCGCGCCGGGGAAGAAGACCTACGACTTCGACGTCAACGAGTTCTCGATCACCGAGGACCGCAAGAAGGCCGTCGATTTCTCCTCGCCCTACTACGACGTGACGCAGACGGTGATCACCGTCAAGGGTTCCAAGATCGCCGGGGCGAAGTCGCTCGCCGACCTCAAGGGCGCCAAGCTCGGCGCGCAGGTCGGCACGACGAGCTACCGGGCGATCACCGAGGTGATCAAGCCGACCGCGCAGCCCGCCGTCTTCAACAACAACGACGACGCCAAGAAGCAGCTGCAGAACGGCACCGTCGACGGGATCGTCGTCGACCTGCCGACCGCCTTCTACATCACCTCGGCGGAGCTCGACAACGGCATCATCGTCGGCCAGGTGGCGCAGCCCGCGGGCACTCCGGAGCAGTTCGGCCTGGTGCTGGACAAGGGTTCGGCGCTGACCGGCTGCGTGAGCCAGGCCGTCGACGCGCTGCGCGCCGACGGCACCCTCGCCGCCATCGAGAAGCAGTGGCTCGCCGGTGTCGCCGGTGCGCCCACGCTGAGCTGA
- a CDS encoding cation:proton antiporter → MHGAIALIEIGAVILSLGLLGAFSVRIGISPIPLYLLAGLAFGQGGLLPLATSTEFTAVGAEIGVILLLFTLGLEYTAPELVSTLRHNAPAGLVDLVLNSAPGVAVALLLGWGPVAAVAMGGITYVTSSGITAKVLADLDWLGNREVPVVLSLLVFEDLTMAMYLPILTALLAGAGLVAGATTLAIAAGTITVILVVALRYGHWVERFVASPSQEVLLLKVLGLTVLVAGVAQQLQVSAAVGAFLVGIALSGPLAHTARELLTPLRDLFAAVFFVFFGLQTDPSALPPVAGIALLLALAGVLTKLGTGWWAARRAGIGPQGRLRAGVALLPRGEFNIVIAGLAVAAGIEPQLGPLAAAYVLILAVAGPLIARGVEPLMRRRAARRDPLPPPVVPGQHDPDDDLTGSVQPA, encoded by the coding sequence ATGCACGGTGCCATCGCCCTGATCGAAATCGGCGCGGTGATCCTCAGCCTCGGGTTGCTGGGCGCCTTCTCCGTCCGGATCGGCATCTCCCCGATCCCGCTCTACCTGCTCGCCGGGCTCGCGTTCGGCCAGGGCGGTCTGCTGCCGCTCGCCACGAGTACCGAGTTCACCGCCGTCGGTGCCGAGATCGGCGTGATCCTGCTCCTGTTCACGCTGGGCCTGGAGTACACGGCTCCGGAGCTCGTGAGCACGCTGCGGCACAACGCCCCGGCCGGCCTCGTCGACCTGGTGCTCAACTCCGCACCCGGAGTCGCCGTGGCGCTGCTGCTGGGCTGGGGTCCGGTCGCGGCGGTGGCGATGGGCGGCATCACGTACGTCACCTCCTCCGGCATCACCGCCAAGGTCCTCGCCGACCTGGACTGGCTCGGCAACCGCGAGGTGCCGGTCGTGCTCTCGCTGCTGGTCTTCGAGGACCTCACGATGGCGATGTACCTGCCGATCCTCACCGCGCTGCTCGCCGGTGCGGGGCTCGTCGCGGGCGCCACGACGCTCGCCATCGCGGCGGGCACGATCACGGTGATCCTGGTGGTGGCCCTGCGTTACGGCCACTGGGTCGAGCGTTTCGTCGCGTCGCCGAGCCAGGAGGTGCTGCTGCTCAAGGTGCTGGGCCTCACCGTCCTCGTCGCCGGTGTCGCGCAGCAGCTCCAGGTCTCGGCCGCGGTCGGCGCGTTCCTCGTCGGCATCGCCCTGTCCGGTCCGCTCGCACACACGGCGCGGGAACTGCTCACCCCCCTGCGGGACCTCTTCGCGGCGGTCTTCTTCGTCTTCTTCGGCCTGCAGACCGATCCGTCCGCGTTGCCGCCGGTGGCCGGGATCGCGCTGCTCCTGGCACTGGCGGGCGTGCTGACGAAGCTGGGCACCGGATGGTGGGCGGCACGCCGGGCCGGGATCGGCCCGCAGGGCCGCCTGCGAGCCGGGGTGGCGCTGCTGCCGCGCGGCGAGTTCAACATCGTCATCGCGGGACTCGCGGTCGCGGCCGGCATCGAACCGCAACTCGGTCCGCTCGCCGCGGCCTATGTGCTGATCCTCGCCGTCGCCGGTCCGCTCATCGCCCGCGGCGTCGAGCCGCTGATGCGCCGCCGGGCGGCTCGACGCGACCCGCTCCCGCCACCGGTCGTCCCCGGCCAGCACGACCCCGACGACGACCTCACCGGTTCGGTCCAACCGGCCTGA
- a CDS encoding STM4014 family protein, translating to MSNDTHLTIVGNPDNRRVALFTRAAAAAGLPAPEVIAWRGVAAGEAIAFRPGTLVRIDSPGEDPEVDRLLRHAKDQAEHGEITGTRAWFEGFAQALTRIDKAAADAGAHLLHDPAEILIMFDKSCTHAHLSEAGIPVPPALPDSPGDWPTLRARLRDQGWARVFVKPRHSSSASGVIALQQASNGRIMATTSTELADGRVFNSLRVRTYRDEQTVAAIIDRLAPDGLHVERWFPKADLNGKVVDLRVVVIGGTPTHAVVRSSHTPITNLHLGNTRGDLQTLKQAAGSAYEKAMETCEKTAVLFPGSPHVAIDLMFSPTWQSQAIAEVNAFGDLLPGVTTNGQDTYAAQIATILNSPTNHVPPSSSNQPTVDPPPPGPGQVSGRGSTHDGIKPDRPEWVDPRPETPTATP from the coding sequence ATGTCCAACGACACGCACCTGACCATCGTCGGCAACCCCGACAACCGGCGTGTCGCCCTCTTCACGAGGGCGGCCGCGGCGGCGGGCCTCCCCGCCCCCGAGGTCATCGCCTGGCGAGGCGTCGCCGCGGGCGAGGCCATCGCCTTCCGCCCCGGCACCCTGGTCAGAATCGACTCCCCCGGCGAGGACCCCGAGGTCGACCGCCTCCTCCGCCACGCCAAGGACCAGGCGGAGCACGGCGAGATCACCGGCACGAGGGCCTGGTTCGAGGGCTTCGCCCAGGCCCTCACCAGAATCGACAAGGCGGCCGCCGACGCCGGCGCCCACCTCCTGCACGACCCCGCCGAGATCCTCATCATGTTCGACAAGTCCTGCACCCACGCCCACCTGAGCGAAGCGGGAATCCCGGTCCCCCCTGCCCTCCCAGACAGCCCCGGAGACTGGCCGACCCTGCGTGCGCGGTTGCGAGATCAGGGTTGGGCCAGAGTCTTCGTCAAGCCACGGCACTCTTCGTCGGCCTCCGGAGTCATCGCCCTCCAGCAGGCGAGCAACGGCCGCATCATGGCCACCACCTCCACCGAACTCGCCGACGGCAGAGTCTTCAACTCCCTGCGGGTCCGCACCTACCGCGACGAGCAGACCGTCGCCGCCATCATCGACCGCCTCGCCCCCGACGGCCTCCACGTCGAACGCTGGTTCCCCAAGGCCGACCTCAACGGCAAGGTCGTGGACCTGCGGGTCGTGGTCATCGGCGGCACTCCCACCCATGCGGTGGTCCGCTCCAGCCACACCCCCATCACCAACCTCCACCTGGGCAACACCCGAGGCGACCTGCAAACCCTCAAACAGGCAGCCGGAAGCGCCTACGAAAAAGCCATGGAAACCTGCGAAAAGACGGCAGTCCTATTCCCCGGCAGCCCTCACGTGGCGATAGACCTGATGTTCAGCCCCACCTGGCAGTCCCAAGCAATAGCCGAGGTCAACGCCTTCGGTGATCTCCTCCCTGGCGTCACCACCAACGGCCAGGACACCTACGCGGCCCAGATAGCCACAATATTGAATAGCCCGACGAACCACGTCCCACCGTCAAGCAGCAACCAACCGACGGTAGACCCCCCGCCACCCGGACCCGGTCAGGTTTCGGGGCGGGGATCGACCCACGACGGGATCAAGCCTGACCGCCCAGAGTGGGTCGATCCCCGCCCCGAAACCCCCACAGCGACACCATGA
- a CDS encoding amino acid ABC transporter permease — protein MTATTPAYEVSALQRERLAYRRRQTITSIVIAAASTAVLGVLAVVAITGAPGWDRVRETFLNAEVARESLPEILRGLWLNVQLLFFCAIGALLLGLGVAVLRTLRPAVFFPLRALATSYTYLFRGMPLLIVLYLLTFGVPGLRLQGTPPLLVLGGIALVITYGAYLAEVFRAGIESVHPSQRAAARSLGLTYRQTMRHVVLPQAVRRVAPPLLNDLVALQKDVGLISLAGPIDAIRVAQIQTAETYNYTPYVVAGVLFVLMAIPLIAVTDWVTLRAARRQSAEGSA, from the coding sequence GTGACCGCCACCACCCCCGCCTACGAGGTCAGCGCCCTGCAACGGGAGCGACTGGCCTACCGGCGACGGCAGACGATCACGTCGATCGTCATCGCCGCCGCCTCCACCGCCGTGCTCGGCGTGCTGGCGGTGGTGGCGATCACCGGTGCACCCGGCTGGGACCGGGTGCGGGAGACCTTCCTCAACGCCGAGGTCGCTCGGGAGTCGCTGCCGGAGATCCTGCGCGGGCTCTGGCTCAACGTGCAGCTGCTCTTCTTCTGCGCGATCGGCGCCCTGCTGCTCGGGCTGGGGGTGGCGGTGCTGCGCACGCTGCGCCCGGCGGTCTTCTTCCCGCTGCGGGCGCTCGCCACCTCCTACACCTACCTCTTCCGGGGCATGCCGCTGCTGATCGTGCTCTACCTGCTCACCTTCGGCGTACCGGGGCTGCGGTTGCAGGGCACGCCACCGCTGCTGGTGCTGGGCGGGATCGCGCTGGTCATCACCTACGGCGCCTACCTCGCCGAGGTGTTCCGGGCCGGTATCGAGTCGGTGCACCCGTCGCAGCGGGCGGCGGCCCGGTCGCTGGGGCTGACCTATCGGCAGACGATGCGCCACGTCGTGCTGCCGCAGGCCGTGCGCCGGGTCGCCCCGCCGCTGCTCAACGACCTCGTCGCGCTGCAGAAGGACGTCGGGCTCATCTCGCTCGCCGGCCCCATCGACGCGATCCGGGTGGCGCAGATCCAGACCGCCGAGACCTACAACTACACGCCCTATGTCGTGGCGGGCGTGCTCTTCGTCCTCATGGCGATCCCGCTGATCGCGGTGACCGACTGGGTCACCCTGCGCGCGGCTCGCCGCCAATCCGCGGAGGGTTCGGCATGA
- a CDS encoding STM4012 family radical SAM protein, giving the protein MLDGSPYQGYLYAYPHKSAYRPLRPRPALRDVWAAEPRDALFLYLHIPFCEMRCGFCNLFTRANPPAEQAAAYLRQLRHQAVEVAAALGPAGFARAAIGGGTPTYLTADELTELFSITRDVLGLDPRRALLSVETSPATATPDRLAVLAANGTHRVSIGVQSFLDSEAHAAGRPQRRAEVDAALDAIRAAEVPLLNVDLIYGIPGQTAATWEQSLRTALTWRPEEIYLYPLYVRPLTGLGRRAPDGPDPAWDAERLDRYRHGRDLLREAGYRQLSMRQFRHETALDAVGDADYCCQDDGMVGLGCGARSYTTDLHYSFDYAVSVGEVRAIIDDYLRRPPADFGFAEFGFRLDADEQRLRWLVKSLLRAEGADVRAYAARFGTGLLADFPHLAKLTERGWAAVSDDRVTLTDEGLAHSDSIGPWTVSDRVRDAMAGAVLR; this is encoded by the coding sequence GTGCTCGACGGTTCCCCTTACCAGGGCTACCTCTACGCCTACCCGCACAAGTCGGCGTACCGGCCGCTGCGCCCGCGACCCGCGCTGCGGGACGTGTGGGCGGCCGAGCCCCGAGACGCGCTCTTCCTCTACCTGCACATCCCCTTCTGCGAGATGCGCTGCGGGTTCTGCAACCTCTTCACCCGGGCCAACCCGCCCGCCGAGCAGGCAGCCGCCTACCTGCGGCAACTCCGCCACCAGGCCGTCGAGGTCGCGGCAGCGCTGGGCCCCGCCGGCTTCGCGCGGGCGGCAATCGGCGGGGGTACGCCGACCTACCTCACCGCCGACGAGCTGACGGAGCTCTTCTCCATCACCCGTGACGTGCTGGGCCTGGACCCCAGACGTGCCCTGCTCTCGGTCGAGACGTCGCCCGCCACGGCGACCCCGGACCGCCTCGCCGTCCTCGCCGCCAACGGCACCCACCGGGTCAGCATCGGCGTCCAGAGCTTCCTCGACAGCGAGGCCCATGCGGCGGGGCGCCCCCAGCGGCGGGCCGAGGTCGACGCGGCGCTCGACGCGATCCGCGCGGCGGAGGTCCCGCTGCTCAACGTGGACCTGATCTACGGCATCCCGGGTCAGACGGCGGCGACGTGGGAGCAGTCGCTGCGCACGGCGCTGACCTGGCGACCGGAGGAGATCTACCTCTACCCGCTCTACGTCCGCCCGCTGACCGGCCTCGGCCGGCGCGCTCCCGACGGTCCCGATCCGGCCTGGGACGCCGAGCGCCTCGACCGCTACCGCCATGGCCGGGACCTGCTGCGCGAGGCCGGTTACCGGCAGTTGTCGATGCGCCAGTTCCGCCACGAGACGGCGCTGGACGCGGTGGGCGACGCGGACTACTGCTGCCAGGACGACGGCATGGTGGGGTTGGGCTGCGGCGCCCGCTCCTACACGACCGATCTGCACTACTCGTTCGACTACGCCGTGAGCGTCGGCGAGGTCCGCGCCATCATCGACGACTACCTGCGCCGCCCGCCCGCCGACTTCGGCTTCGCCGAGTTCGGGTTCCGTCTCGACGCCGACGAGCAGCGGCTGCGCTGGCTGGTGAAGTCGCTCCTGCGGGCCGAGGGCGCGGACGTCAGGGCTTATGCGGCCCGGTTCGGCACCGGGCTCCTGGCCGACTTCCCGCACCTCGCGAAGCTGACCGAACGCGGATGGGCGGCGGTCTCCGACGACCGCGTCACCCTGACCGACGAGGGCCTGGCCCACAGCGACTCGATCGGCCCGTGGACGGTCTCCGACCGGGTCCGGGACGCGATGGCGGGGGCGGTGCTGCGGTGA
- a CDS encoding STM4015 family protein: MTINSHITTFAGLPVLEYVDGARADDPAAVAWRIEDPDYDGGDVFRARLAALVAEPWADRITALILGSWGSTYDSAPPLELVIEAAAKLPALTALFIGEITFEECEISWIQQGDITPVLEAFPKLEVLTVRGTEDLQLKPLRHTGLRKLTFEAGGLPAEIVRAVGECDLPALQHLELWLGTDNYGGDATVDDLTHILIGSRLPSLTYLGLRDAEIADLVAAALAGAPIVARLTELDLSLGILSDVGASALLAGQPLIHLLKLDLHHHYISEPVMDRLNAELGEAGVAVDLSDAGDPEDVDERYVAVAE, from the coding sequence ATGACGATTAACAGCCACATCACCACCTTCGCCGGCCTGCCGGTGCTGGAGTATGTCGACGGCGCCCGGGCGGACGACCCCGCCGCGGTCGCCTGGCGGATCGAGGACCCGGACTATGACGGCGGCGATGTCTTCCGTGCCCGCCTCGCGGCCCTCGTCGCCGAGCCGTGGGCGGACCGGATCACCGCGCTGATCCTCGGATCGTGGGGCAGCACCTATGACAGCGCGCCGCCGCTGGAGCTGGTCATCGAGGCCGCGGCCAAGCTGCCCGCACTGACCGCGCTCTTCATCGGCGAGATCACCTTCGAGGAGTGCGAGATCTCCTGGATCCAGCAGGGCGACATCACGCCGGTGCTCGAGGCCTTCCCGAAGCTGGAGGTGCTCACCGTCCGGGGCACGGAGGACCTGCAGCTCAAGCCGCTGCGCCACACCGGCCTGCGCAAGCTGACCTTTGAGGCCGGCGGCCTGCCCGCCGAGATCGTCCGCGCCGTCGGCGAGTGCGACCTGCCCGCGCTCCAGCACCTGGAGCTGTGGCTCGGCACGGACAACTACGGCGGTGACGCGACGGTCGACGACCTGACGCATATCCTCATCGGCTCCCGCCTGCCCTCGCTGACCTATCTGGGCCTGCGCGACGCGGAGATCGCCGACCTGGTCGCCGCCGCCCTCGCCGGAGCGCCCATCGTCGCCCGCCTCACCGAGCTCGACCTGTCGCTGGGCATCCTCTCCGACGTGGGTGCCAGTGCCCTGCTCGCCGGGCAGCCCCTGATCCACCTGCTCAAGCTCGACCTGCACCACCACTACATCAGCGAGCCGGTCATGGACCGCCTCAACGCCGAGCTCGGCGAGGCGGGCGTCGCCGTCGACCTCTCCGACGCCGGCGACCCGGAGGACGTCGACGAGCGCTATGTCGCCGTCGCCGAGTGA
- a CDS encoding LacI family DNA-binding transcriptional regulator, with the protein MTRRLAEVAKYVGVSESTVSRVLNDKPGISDATRSAVLTALDVLGYERPTKLRGERARLVGVMLPEMENPIYPAFTEVVAGALAKRGFTPVLCTRTVDAVSETQYIDILLEQTVSGVIFVGGLYQQTDASHEPYHRLRERSLPAVLVNAAIEGLPFPRVSSDDAHAVDHAYGHLAALGHDRIGLLLGPPGHVPSGRKLAAYHEARRRHGHTSPELVSHTVFAMEDGHAGATRLVQQGATALICASDALAIGAIRAAKRLDLVVPSDLSVIGYDDAAVMAYTDPPLTTVRQPVEAMGQAAVALLISQIEGHAVPTDELLFEPELVVRASTGAARAPQPA; encoded by the coding sequence ATGACGCGCAGACTGGCTGAAGTCGCCAAGTACGTGGGGGTCAGCGAGTCAACGGTGTCTCGGGTCCTGAACGACAAACCCGGCATCTCGGATGCCACCCGGTCGGCCGTGCTGACCGCTCTCGACGTGCTCGGCTACGAGCGCCCCACGAAGCTGCGCGGCGAACGGGCCCGGCTGGTCGGCGTCATGCTCCCCGAGATGGAGAACCCGATCTACCCCGCCTTCACCGAAGTGGTCGCGGGCGCGCTGGCGAAGCGGGGCTTCACCCCCGTGCTGTGTACGCGCACCGTCGACGCCGTCTCCGAGACGCAGTACATCGACATCCTCCTGGAGCAGACCGTCTCCGGGGTGATCTTCGTCGGCGGCCTCTACCAGCAGACCGACGCGTCGCACGAGCCCTACCACCGCCTGCGCGAACGCAGCCTGCCGGCCGTGCTCGTCAACGCCGCGATCGAAGGGCTGCCCTTCCCCCGGGTCTCCTCCGACGACGCACACGCCGTGGACCACGCCTACGGGCACCTCGCCGCGCTCGGGCACGACCGGATCGGCCTGCTGCTCGGCCCGCCCGGGCACGTGCCGTCGGGTCGCAAGCTCGCCGCCTACCACGAGGCTCGACGCCGGCACGGCCACACCTCGCCGGAGCTGGTCAGCCATACGGTCTTCGCGATGGAGGACGGCCACGCCGGTGCGACCCGCCTGGTGCAGCAGGGTGCGACCGCGCTGATCTGCGCCAGCGACGCCCTCGCCATCGGTGCCATCCGGGCGGCGAAGCGGCTCGACCTCGTCGTACCGTCCGACCTCTCGGTGATCGGCTACGACGACGCCGCGGTGATGGCCTACACGGATCCGCCGCTGACGACGGTGCGGCAGCCGGTCGAGGCGATGGGTCAGGCGGCGGTGGCGCTGCTGATCAGCCAGATCGAGGGCCACGCGGTCCCGACCGACGAGCTGCTCTTCGAACCCGAGCTCGTGGTCCGCGCGTCCACCGGCGCGGCGCGCGCTCCCCAGCCCGCGTAG
- a CDS encoding cation:proton antiporter regulatory subunit, producing MDVERTALPGIGLRHEFRTSRGQHAAVVSHVSGRRDLVIYRPDDPDTAIAALSLTTDEANGVAELLGTARIVERLADLQRQVVGLKTTQVPIIAGSPYDGRTLGDTRSRTRTGTSIVAVIRAGEIVASPRPDYVFHPGDLVVAVGTEEGTAAVADIFAHG from the coding sequence GTGGATGTCGAACGTACCGCTTTGCCCGGTATCGGCCTTCGGCACGAGTTCCGCACCTCGCGGGGCCAGCACGCAGCCGTCGTCTCGCACGTCTCCGGGCGCCGTGACCTCGTCATCTATCGGCCCGACGATCCCGACACCGCGATCGCGGCGCTCTCCCTCACCACCGACGAGGCCAACGGCGTCGCCGAGCTGCTCGGCACGGCGCGGATCGTCGAGCGCCTCGCCGACCTCCAGCGCCAGGTCGTGGGCTTGAAGACCACCCAGGTCCCGATCATCGCCGGCTCGCCCTACGACGGGCGCACGCTGGGTGACACCCGCTCGCGTACGCGTACCGGCACCTCCATCGTCGCGGTCATCCGTGCGGGGGAGATCGTGGCGAGCCCGCGCCCGGACTACGTCTTCCACCCCGGCGACCTCGTCGTGGCGGTCGGCACCGAAGAGGGCACCGCCGCCGTCGCCGACATCTTCGCGCACGGCTGA